A single Uloborus diversus isolate 005 chromosome 7, Udiv.v.3.1, whole genome shotgun sequence DNA region contains:
- the LOC129226900 gene encoding putative nuclease HARBI1: protein MADAVLLIRRRRRRMIRLNRYWSLKDVSDPFRMRSKAFVRRFRLSKQTAWNLCGELKVVLLRRNLLHLNGYPLELQVLNTLRILGSGSFQTVAADGVLAEIDQSTVSRHMKRILDCIIDLRRTHITFPVGNDIPLATAAFYDDLSFPNTIGAIDCTHVRIERPPNNEWFVYLNRHAHFTINVQMVANSKMKFLDVVARWPGSSHDSFIWKMSNLRTIFAGNTIPSRTFLLGDSGYPLEPWLMIPYAPSNVAREQVYNKKHKKARNVVERAFGLLKNRFRCLHSSGGILMYTPAKVCRIIMACAVLHNMCITQNDHWDDDSPDPKDVSEEEDDIDRSWGTDGTSLHDLGSMYRDELAIHFSRTGH from the exons ATGGCGGACGCGGTGCTGCTAATAAGACGTCGTCGACGTCGAATGATTCGATTGAACCGTTATTGGAGTCTAAAAGATGTGAGTGATCCATTTCGAATGAGAAGTAAAGCTTTTGTTAGGAGATTTCGATTGTCGAAACAAACAGCGTGGAATCTGTGCGGGGAACTAAAGGTTGTACTTCTAAGAAGGAACCTCTTGCATCTGAATGGATATCCCTTGGAGTTACAA gttCTGAATACTCTTCGCATCCTTGGAAGTGGAAGCTTTCAAACTGTTGCAGCTGATGGTGTCCTCGCCGAAATAGATCAGTCGACTGTATCTCGGCACATGAAGAGAATTTTGGATTGCATCATTGATTTAAGGAGAACACACATCACTTTTCCAGTTGGAAATGATATTCCATTGGCGACTGCAGCATTCTATGATGACCTTTCGTTCCCTAATACAATAGGAGCGATTGATTGCACACATGTCCGTATTGAGCGCCCACCAAATAATGAGTGGTTCGTGTACCTCAACAGACATGCGCACTTCACGATAAATGTTCAGATG GTTGCAAATTCCAAGATGAAATTTCTGGATGTGGTAGCAAGGTGGCCGGGCAGCAGCCACGACTCCTTCATCTGGAAGATGAGTAATTTGAGAACTATATTTGCTGGAAACACAATTCCTAGCCGGACTTTTCTTTTGGGTGATAGCGGCTACCCATTAGAGCCTTGGCTGATGATCCCATATGCCCCCTCAAATGTTGCCCGAGAGCAAGTGTACAACAAAAAGCACAAAAAGGCCAGAAATGTTGTGGAGCGGGCATTTGGTCTTTTAAAAAATCGATTCAGATGCCTGCACTCATCGGGAGGAATTTTAATGTACACTCCTGCAAAAGTGTGTCGTATTATTATGGCTTGTGCAGTTTTGCACAATATGTGTATAACACAAAACGACCACTGGGATGATGACAGTCCAGATCCAAAAGATGTTTCAGAGGAGGAAGATGATATCGATCGAAGTTGGGGAACCGATGGTACATCTTTGCATGATCTTGGAAGTATGTACAGAGATGAATTGGCAATTCATTTTAGCCGCACTGGGCATTAA